One window of Arvicola amphibius chromosome 6, mArvAmp1.2, whole genome shotgun sequence genomic DNA carries:
- the LOC119817386 gene encoding histone H2B type 1-A: protein MPEVSVKGTTISKKGFKKAVMKTQKKEGRKRKKCRKESYSIYIYKVLKQVHPDTSISSKAMSIMNSFVTDIFERIAGEASRLAHYNKRSTITSREIQTAVRLLLPGELSKHAVSEGTKAVTKYTSAK from the coding sequence ATGCCGGAGGTGTCAGTCAAGGGCACTACCATTTCCAAGAAAGGCTTCAAGAAAGCGGTCATGAAGACTCAGAAGAAGGAGGGCCGGAAGCGTAAGAAATGCCGTAAAGAGAGCTACTCCATCTACATCTATAAGGTGCTGAAGCAGGTCCACCCTGACACCAGCATCTCTTCAAAGGCCATGAGCATCATGAATTCCTTTGTGACAGATATCTTCGAGCGCATCGCGGGCGAGGCGTCGCGCCTGGCGCATTACAACAAGCGCTCGACCATCACGTCCCGGGAGATCCAGACGGCCGTGCGCCTGCTGCTGCCCGGGGAGCTGTCCAAGCACGCCGTGTCCGAGGGCACCAAGGCCGTCACCAAGTACACCAGCGCCAAGTAA
- the LOC119816693 gene encoding histone H2A type 4: MSGRAKQGGKARAKAKSRSFRAGLQFPVGRVHRLLRQGNYAERIGAGTPVYLAAVLEYLTAEILELAGNAARDNKKTRIIPRHLQLAIRNDEELNKLLGRVTIAQGGVLPNIQAVLLPKKTESRHKAQNK, from the coding sequence ATGTCTGGGCGTGCGAAGCAAGGCGGCAAGGCTCGAGCCAAGGCCAAGTCCCGTTCTTTCAGGGCCGGCCTACAGTTCCCCGTGGGCCGTGTGCATAGGCTCCTTCGCCAAGGGAACTATGCAGAGCGCATTGGGGCTGGCACACCAGTGTACCTGGCGGCCGTGCTGGAGTACCTGACGGCCGAGATCCTGGAGCTGGCTGGCAACGCGGCCCGCGACAACAAGAAGACGCGCATCATCCCGCGCCACCTGCAGCTGGCCATCCGCAACGACGAGGAGCTCAACAAGCTGCTGGGCCGCGTGACCATCGCACAGGGCGGCGTCCTGCCCAACATCCAGGCGGTGCTGCTGCCCAAGAAGACCGAGAGCCGCCACAAGGCCCAGAACAAGTGA